One Aegilops tauschii subsp. strangulata cultivar AL8/78 chromosome 7, Aet v6.0, whole genome shotgun sequence genomic window carries:
- the LOC109765118 gene encoding WAT1-related protein At3g30340, which yields MGGGSGGGGVWPVVVMVFLNAIAAVMVSLVKVAMNGGLDPLVLVTLQQLTAAIFLGPIAYFREGKARPKMTLEIFAYLFASAALGAALRQYMIFVALRYTTATFVTAFSNVAPVLTFLLAAATRSESLKLRTATGAAKLAGTLVSLAGAMVLTFYRGVPLTHAHRGQLHYFAAPSPAGDPGAGKRWTLGTVAILGNCVCLSCWFLLHGRLARKYPYVYSCNAFMSTFSFLQVAAVGLCAHRSLGLAAWLVTSKFQILTILYAGVVGCGVSFVLLTWCIEKRGPVFVAAFIPVVQIIVSVMDFTVLHETLYLGSVLGSVLVIGGLYLLLWGKRQEALQQPPKVAEDDTEQQQQQVQQQQQPPQQQVQVQMQP from the exons ATGGGAggagggagcggcggcggcggggtgtggCCGGTGGTGGTGATGGTGTTCCTCAACGCGATCGCGGCGGTGATGGTCTCCCTCGTCAAGGTGGCCATGAACGGGGGCCTGGACCCGCTGGTGCTCGTCACCCTCCAGCAGCTCACCGCCGCCATCTTCCTCGGCCCCATCGCCTACTTCAGGGAGGGCAAGGCCCGCCCCAAGATGACGCTGGAGATCTTCGCCTACCTCTTCGCCAGCGCGGCGCTGGGGGCGGCGCTCAGGCAGTACATGATCTTCGTGGCGCTGCGGTACACCACGGCCACCTTCGTCACGGCCTTCTCCAACGTGGCGCCGGTCCTCACCTTCCTGCTCGCCGCCGCCACGCGGTCCGAGTCCCTGAAGCTCAGGACCGCCACGGGCGCCGCCAAGCTCGCCGGCACGCTGGTGTCGCTGGCGGGCGCCATGGTGCTCACCTTCTACCGCGGCGTGCCCCTCACCCACGCCCACCGCGGGCAGCTGCACTACTTCGCCGCGCCGTCGCCGGCGGGCGACCCCGGCGCCGGCAAGAGGTGGACGCTGGGTACGGTGGCGATCCTGGGCAACTGCGTGTGCCTCTCCTGCTGGTTCCTGCTGCACGGCCGGCTCGCGAGAAAGTACCCCTACGTCTACTCCTGCAACGCCTTCATGTCCACCTTCAGCTTCCTCCAGGTCGCCGCCGTCGGGCTCTGCGCCCACCGCAGCCTCGGCCTCGCCGCCTGGCTCGTCACCTCCAAGTTCCAGATCCTCACCATCCTCTACGCC ggggtgGTGGGGTGCGGGGTGTCGTTCGTGCTGCTGACGTGGTGCATCGAGAAGCGGGGGCCGGTGTTCGTGGCCGCCTTCATCCCGGTGGTGCAGATCATCGTCTCCGTCATGGACTTCACCGTGCTGCACGAGACGCTCTACCTCGGAAG TGTGCTGGGATCGGTGTTGGTGATAGGTGGGCTGTACCTGCTGCTGTGGGGCAAGAGGCAGGAGGCCCTGCAGCAGCCCCCAAAAGTTGCAGAGGATGACAcggagcagcaacagcagcaagtgcagcagcaacaacaaccaCCACAACAACAGGTACAGGTGCAGATGCAGCCCTGA